GCTCGAAATCATCGGCTGGGCCAGCGGCGCGATGGGCGCGCTGCTGCCCCTTACAATTTTCGCGACCCGCACGTCCCCCGTGCCCTGGCTGTCGGTCGTTGTAGGTTCCGCGCTCTTTGCCGCGGGCGCGGCCGCGGTCATCGCCGGGCGGTATCTGCGCGGCGGGGCAAGGAGGTAACCCATCATGACGGACAAGGTACTGGGTGTTGGTATTATTGGCTCAGGGTTCATGGGCCAGACCTACGCGCGCACCGTGCGCGACATGGTCCGGCGCGCACGGCTGGTTGCTGTAGCGGAGGGCTCAGGCGCCACCAAGCTCGCGGAGGACTACGGCATAGCGCATTGCACGTCTTACCGTGACATGCTGAAACGGCCCGACCTGGACCTCGTCATGGTCGCCACGCCGCACGCCCTTCACGCCGAACATGCGCTCGCTTCGGCGCGCGCGGGCAAGCACCTGCTCGTGGACAAGCCTATGGCCTGCACCGTTGCCGCCTGCGACGCGACCCTCGAGGCCTGCGGCGCGTCCGGCCTGAGGTGCGGAGTGACGTTCACGCAGCGCACGCGCGCGGGATTCGCCAAGGCGCTGGAGGTTCTCGCCACGGGACAACTCGGCGCGATACGGCACGTACGGACGTGCCAAGTCGTGCCGGACGGACTCGGCACCGTTCCGGCCTGGCAGATGAACACCGACAATATTGGCCTGCTCTTTGGCCATGGCATCCACAACATCGACGCGGTGCGCGCGCTGACCGGACAGGAGGTCAAGAGTGTCTTCGCGAAAACGCGCACCCTGACCGGCGCCCCCGTCGATGGGACGTCCGATGTGCTCCTGACCATGCGGGACGGGTCGGTGCATTATGTCTTCTGTTCGTTCGAAGCGCCCAAGCCCGGCTTCCCGCGCAATGGTTTCGGCGCGCAGGTGTTTTGCGAACGCGGCCTGATCGACCTCGACGGCTACGCGGAAACGCGCATCGCCACGGCGGGCGGCGCCTGGGAGACCCTGGCGGTGCAACCGCCGGTCGATTGGGCGGGCAAGGGCTTTCTCCACGAGAACCGGCTCCACGCCTACGGGCTGCTTATCCAAGACCTTGTCGACGCCATCCTCGACGGTCGTGAACCGGCAATCACCGGCTGGGACGGACGTCAGGCCGTTGCGGCGGCCCTGGCCGCGTACGAGTCAAGCCGGACCGGCAGGGAAGTGTATCTCGACGATTTTTCGGGATGATCTAACGCCTGGGAGGCTGGACCCATGATATTCGAGCGTTCGAAACAGCTTTACGAGCGGGCATGCCGCATT
This DNA window, taken from Candidatus Hydrogenedentota bacterium, encodes the following:
- a CDS encoding Gfo/Idh/MocA family oxidoreductase → MTDKVLGVGIIGSGFMGQTYARTVRDMVRRARLVAVAEGSGATKLAEDYGIAHCTSYRDMLKRPDLDLVMVATPHALHAEHALASARAGKHLLVDKPMACTVAACDATLEACGASGLRCGVTFTQRTRAGFAKALEVLATGQLGAIRHVRTCQVVPDGLGTVPAWQMNTDNIGLLFGHGIHNIDAVRALTGQEVKSVFAKTRTLTGAPVDGTSDVLLTMRDGSVHYVFCSFEAPKPGFPRNGFGAQVFCERGLIDLDGYAETRIATAGGAWETLAVQPPVDWAGKGFLHENRLHAYGLLIQDLVDAILDGREPAITGWDGRQAVAAALAAYESSRTGREVYLDDFSG